TAACGGGCGGCAAAACCCCGGTGCGCCCAGATCAGTGAGTGTTTCTCTTTCATGCCAACACAACCTTCCCAAATAGCCTCATAGGAATTAAGTTCGCTGTTCAGAATCGAAATCCCTCTTCTTTCGTTGAGATTTACACAACATTTACAAAAAGAAACCGGATGAAGTGTGCTATAATGAAACCGATACCAAGATGAAGGCAGGGATGTATGATGAAACTGTATCTGCGCCGGTTATGGGTCGTGATGATCGCGATTCTGACACTCGGCTTATACATACCGGAATGGACCGTTGATGCCGAAGAGAGTCAGCCTGGCTCTGAATCCGGAAGCAGCACCAGTGACGAAGAACTGCAGGATATTGCCGAAGCCTTTGCGGGCGTTTCGGATTCTTCTGAGGATGACGCGGACGATGATGAGGGTGAAGAGACTGATTTTTTGAGTCTGTTCACGGAACAGGCGAAAGAACAGACGATTCACAAGCTCGGACCGAGAATCTCGAATAAAATCGAATCGGAAGTGTTTGATTCGATCTTCCCGGTGATGGAAGAAGTGATCGAATCCTACATCAGCAAGCTCCCGGATGACCAGGTGCCATACCTCGTGATCGATGAACAGAAAGCCTCGTATGACGGGGAGAAGATCTTTCATATTCATGATGCGAACAGCGATGAAGATGTGCTTCGTTTTCACGTGCGGAAAGATCTGAAACCGAAACAGGGGTACTGGTTCAACTTTCACTACCATGATAAAGAGGACGACTTTGAAACCCACCATGAGATCGGCGACGTGTACTGGGATAAAAACACACCGCCAAAATGGATGACACACTGAATAATGAAAAAAGGCCGCAATTCCTCAAAGGAGTTGCGGCCTTTTGACGCATGAATTCAGCCTGAATGGTGCTGTAAAAGACGGGATGATAAGAAGGGTAAGAAATTTTTGTTAGAATATTCATACAATCTGCATGAACATCGGGGGAATCTGTTATAATAGGTACAATCACACACAGCGATGAGGAATGCCCTATGGACAGAATCTTCCGCCCGGTAATCCGGCTGATGAACCGCTTAAGATATAAACAAAAATTTGCACTCATGGCTGTGCTGACGACGCTGATGATCGGTGGTCTTCTGACGCCGATAACAATTTGGCTCGTTGAAGAGCGAAACGTGGCCTACGACGCCGGAAAAGGTCTTGAAATCTCCCGTGATCTGTCCGAGCTGATCTATTATTTGCAGCAGGAGCGGGGTTTTGTGCAGGTAAATACAACGAACGATGCAGGGATTGAAGAGCTATTTGAGACGCAGGATACCGTTCGTGAACTGCTGCGGGAGATCGATGAAGCGCACAGCGACTATA
This genomic window from [Bacillus] selenitireducens MLS10 contains:
- a CDS encoding YpjP family protein; translated protein: MMKLYLRRLWVVMIAILTLGLYIPEWTVDAEESQPGSESGSSTSDEELQDIAEAFAGVSDSSEDDADDDEGEETDFLSLFTEQAKEQTIHKLGPRISNKIESEVFDSIFPVMEEVIESYISKLPDDQVPYLVIDEQKASYDGEKIFHIHDANSDEDVLRFHVRKDLKPKQGYWFNFHYHDKEDDFETHHEIGDVYWDKNTPPKWMTH